From one Astatotilapia calliptera chromosome 10, fAstCal1.2, whole genome shotgun sequence genomic stretch:
- the sertm1 gene encoding serine-rich and transmembrane domain-containing protein 1: MSGIDVPLMDQNETGISSVDNGTFLRFSPTSASTSAAASSPGRPGNVYVYVWLFLGLLVFLLTLLVISLHRLKNIISSSSSVPDCSSEGGSSFTNMEICSISSQRSTISALST; encoded by the coding sequence ATGTCTGGGATTGACGTTCCGTTGATGGACCAAAATGAGACCGGAATCTCGTCAGTAGACAATGGGACTTTCCTCCGTTTCTCCCCGACCTCTGCCTCCACATCTGCGGCCGCCTCATCTCCGGGGCGTCCAGggaatgtttatgtttatgtatgGCTCTTTCTCGGCCTGCTGGTGTTCCTTCTGACGCTGCTCGTCATTTCCCTACACAGGCtcaagaacatcatctcctcttcttcctctgtccCCGACTGCAGCAGCGAGGGAGGAAGCTCCTTCACCAACATGGAGATATGTAGCATCTCATCTCAGAGGTCCACCATCTCTGCACTCTCCACCTGA